A genomic window from Sebastes fasciatus isolate fSebFas1 chromosome 7, fSebFas1.pri, whole genome shotgun sequence includes:
- the LOC141771089 gene encoding uncharacterized protein LOC141771089: MKHHGEWRPAVYWLFEWDQMVAAAVCNRLDCGSAVSTNIRTSSSWKSVWEIQPSCVESHVMLRECLELPSGFVSSNSLEVICSDFLAQPNISFATFIDGVSEANQQGIQVLMGSSFTISCSILPQYPGGSFQLILTTSATSQNHTLPAVNHSAHFLFSAAEPAQRGEYRCVYHLYVFSYNFSSESQPLHLTVSASVTDLIIRLVVLLVLMVLMVGSNAAVYCYCKAPRGQKPRREDNMELDHLGGAGDLLGEEAGAQGTE; the protein is encoded by the exons ATGAAACACCATGGAGAGTGGAGACCAGCGGTTTACTGGTTGTTTGAATGGGACCAGATGGTAGCAGCTGCAGTGTGTAATCGACTGGACTGTGGTTCTGCTGTTTCAACAAACATAAGGACCAGTTCTTCATGGAAGTCTGTGTGGGAGATCCAGCCTTCTTGTGTTGAGTCTCATGTGATGCTACGGGAGTGTTTAGAGCTACCTAGTGGCTTTGTAAGCTCCAACAGCCTGGAGGTGATCTGCTCAG attttctgGCTCAGCCAAACATCTCCTTCGCTACCTTCATTGACGGGGTTTCTGAGGCCAATCAGCAGGGGATTCAGGTGCTCATGGGCTCCAGCTTCACCATCAGCTGCTCCATCCTGCCACAGTACCCAGGAGGCTCCTTCCAGCTTATTCTGACCACCTCAGCTACATCACAGAACCACACCctgccagctgtcaatcactctgccCACTTCCTGTTCTCTGCTGCAGAGCCCGCCCAGCGAGGGGAGTACCGCTGTGTTTATCACCTCTATGTTTTCTCCTATAACTTCTCATCTGAGAGCCAGCCGCTCCATCTCACTGTCTCAG CCTCTGTAACAGATCTGATCATCAGACTGGTTGTCCTCCTGGTGCTGATGGTGCTGATGGTGGGGTCCAATGCTGCCGTGTATTGCTACTGCAAG GCCCCCAGAGGACAGAAACCAAGACGAGAGGACAACATGGAGCTGGATCACCTCGGTGGTGCTGGTGACTTGCTGGGTGAAGAGGCAGGAGCCCAGGGGACAGAGTAG
- the LOC141770858 gene encoding scavenger receptor cysteine-rich type 1 protein M130-like, translating into MDHRVLIVLLWTSVIDAIRLVGGSSRCSGDLEVKLQGVWTGVEEDYWDLKSADIVCRLLDCDSVRLVNGKSLCSGRLEVKSNQSWSSVCEDDVDLQDAEVVCRELGCGAPSVLQGALYGDVEAPVWTKEFQCGGHESALLDCDSSDSDRNTCSPGKAVGLTCSEPDDVRLVGGASRCVGTLEMKQHGEWRPVADYNYKWDLMSAAVVCKQLDCGSVLSTGRRDDSYPRHAWIIRSSCGLSESSIRECVSIQPHSSSKSLEVTCSDSIRLVNGKSLCSGRLEVKSNQSNQSWSSVCEDDFDLQDAEVVCRELGCGAPSVLQGALYGDVEAPVWTKEFQCGGHESALLDCDSSDSDRNTCSPGKAVGLTCSGRRGAVALI; encoded by the exons ATGGATCACAGAGTGCTGATTGTGCTGCTCTGGACCTCAG TGATTGATGCTATCCGGTTGGTGGGAGGATCCAGCCGCTGTTCTGGTGATCTAGAGGTGAAGCTCCAGGGAGTTTGGACAGGAGTGGAGGAGGATTACTGGGACCTGAAGTCAGCAGACATAGTTTGTAGACTTCTggactgtg actctgtcaggctggtgaatgggaAGAGTCTGTGttcaggcagactggaggtgaagtcCAACCAGTcgtggtcctcagtgtgtgaagaTGACGTTGACCTGCAGGATGCTgaggtggtctgtagggagcttggctgtggggctccttcagtcctccagggggcgctctatggagacgtggaggctccagtgtggaccaaagagttccagtgtggaggccatgagtctgctctcctggactgtGACAGCTCAGACTCAgatagaaacacctgctcacctggcaaagctgttggactcacctgctcag AGCCTGATGACGTCCGGTTGGTTGGAGGAGCCAGCCGCTGTGTCGGTACACTTGAGATGAAACAACATGGAGAATGGAGACCAGTGGCTGACTACAACTATAAGTGGGACCTGATGTCTGCAGCTGTTGTGTGCAAACAGCTGGACTGTGGTTCTGTTCTTTCAACAGGAAGAAGAGATGATTCGTACCCCCGACATGCATGGATAATCAGATCTTCCTGTGGTCTGTCTGAGTCTTCAATCAGGGAATGTGTATCAATACAGCCTCATTCTTCCAGTAAGAGTCTGGAggtcacctgctcag ACTCTAtcaggctggtgaatgggaAGAGTCTGTGttcaggcagactggaggtgaagtcCAACCAGTCCAACCAGTcgtggtcctcagtgtgtgaagatgactttgacctgcaggatgctgaggtggtctgtagggagcttggctgtggggctccttcagtcctccagggggcgctctatggagacgtggaggctccagtgtggaccaaagagttccagtgtggaggccatgagtctgctctcctggactgtGACAGCTCAGACTCAgatagaaacacctgctcacctggcaaagctgttggTCTCACCTGttcaggtagaagaggagctgtagctttgatttga